One region of Chloroflexota bacterium genomic DNA includes:
- a CDS encoding TraR/DksA C4-type zinc finger protein — protein sequence MTAEEQKLKEKLARSQEELETLNKRLQDRPELGLGTGSTGVYSWEMALARSGRIEQQIEELQQALARVAAGDYGRCDMCGERIDPERLEIVPATTLCAKCARSHAAQANGPATSRTAVL from the coding sequence ATGACAGCTGAAGAACAGAAACTGAAAGAGAAGCTGGCGCGGTCTCAGGAGGAATTGGAGACGTTAAACAAGCGACTCCAGGATCGCCCCGAGTTGGGCTTGGGCACTGGCAGCACCGGCGTCTATTCCTGGGAAATGGCTCTGGCACGGAGCGGGCGGATCGAACAGCAGATCGAAGAGTTGCAACAGGCGTTGGCCCGAGTTGCCGCGGGGGATTATGGCCGATGCGATATGTGTGGCGAGCGCATTGATCCCGAACGGTTGGAAATCGTGCCGGCCACGACCCTGTGTGCAAAGTGCGCTCGCAGCCATGCTGCGCAGGCAAACGGACCGGCAACGAGCCGAACGGCAGTGCTATGA
- a CDS encoding methyltransferase domain-containing protein: protein MDWKHYLSDYNEGLGLVYERFILNDFLLALQRTHGVEQVLEAPLYGMAGVSGINSVALAQVGCQVTLADDNAERLAGIQCIWDELALPVNLVQVRQWDRLPFPDDCFDLAWEWAGLWYLPDGRGLLRELARVSRKLIFVAMPNRWQVGYFLRKYLLEPEFFEIIGQREGWTNMAAIRRYLEALELEIIDQGVLDVPPWPDTVMPAGEVLEKLGIRSSRLQGQFSGDDWQWSTMAYYLGTQPDLREEVLRYAWLDEAPLPWQLKAVWAHHRYLLALKLDAPS from the coding sequence ATGGATTGGAAACACTATCTTAGCGACTACAACGAAGGACTCGGCCTGGTCTACGAGCGCTTCATTCTCAACGACTTTCTGCTGGCCCTTCAGAGAACCCACGGCGTTGAACAGGTTCTTGAGGCCCCTCTCTACGGCATGGCCGGCGTCAGCGGAATCAACAGTGTCGCATTGGCTCAGGTTGGTTGCCAGGTAACCCTTGCCGACGATAACGCTGAACGCCTGGCAGGAATCCAATGCATTTGGGACGAGCTGGCGTTGCCGGTGAACCTGGTCCAGGTGCGGCAGTGGGATCGTCTGCCTTTTCCAGACGATTGCTTCGATCTGGCCTGGGAATGGGCAGGTCTTTGGTACCTGCCCGACGGCCGAGGCCTGTTAAGGGAACTGGCTCGGGTAAGCCGAAAGCTGATTTTTGTTGCCATGCCCAACCGCTGGCAGGTGGGCTATTTTCTGCGGAAATACCTGCTGGAACCGGAGTTCTTCGAAATCATTGGACAGCGAGAAGGTTGGACCAACATGGCAGCAATCAGGAGATACCTGGAAGCCCTGGAGCTTGAAATCATCGACCAGGGTGTGCTTGACGTACCACCCTGGCCCGATACCGTCATGCCGGCAGGAGAGGTCCTGGAGAAGCTGGGCATTCGATCAAGTCGCCTGCAAGGGCAATTCAGCGGCGATGACTGGCAATGGTCCACTATGGCCTACTACCTGGGGACTCAGCCCGATTTGCGGGAAGAGGTCCTGCGCTACGCCTGGCTGGACGAAGCCCCGCTGCCCTGGCAACTCAAGGCAGTCTGGGCGCATCACCGCTATCTGCTTGCGTTGAAACTGGATGCGCCATCCTGA
- a CDS encoding YgeY family selenium metabolism-linked hydrolase, whose protein sequence is MTPLTPQDEKACIEFLQELIRIPSFSGQEAAVAARVADEMRRVGFPSVQRDRAGNIIGRIGSGERRLLFNGHMDIVGTGNRAAWTHDPFEAHVENAVLFGRGAVDMKSGLAAMIYGVKSLLARQPSLEGEIIVAAVVQEEPCEGMAMQILMEQEGLWPSHVVLGEPTNLQVALGQRGRVELRVETQGRACHSSSPHLGENALNAAAKVIFGIDLLGTRLAGDPDLGRGSMAVTGITCSANSRNAVPDHCELVIDRRLTLGETQERAVAEVRQIMEREGVKGQVRVAEYETRTYTGHVSRGREYYPPWLMPRDAPLVKQVIKSVARVTGKNPHSIIWPFSSDGTYTRGVAGVPTVGFGPGDPTLAHTVDEHVRLEDVLLAARGYAAIAQEIVGEKLAVGRF, encoded by the coding sequence ATGACACCACTGACCCCTCAAGATGAAAAAGCCTGCATCGAATTCCTGCAAGAACTGATTCGCATTCCCAGTTTTTCCGGTCAGGAGGCCGCAGTGGCTGCCCGCGTCGCCGATGAGATGCGGCGCGTCGGTTTTCCGTCGGTTCAGCGAGACCGAGCAGGCAATATCATTGGACGGATTGGCAGCGGTGAGCGACGGCTCCTCTTCAACGGCCACATGGATATCGTCGGCACAGGCAACCGCGCCGCCTGGACCCACGATCCTTTCGAGGCTCATGTGGAAAATGCAGTGCTCTTTGGGCGCGGCGCTGTGGATATGAAATCTGGCCTGGCGGCGATGATCTATGGCGTCAAATCTCTGCTTGCCCGCCAGCCCTCTCTTGAAGGCGAAATCATTGTTGCGGCGGTCGTACAGGAAGAGCCCTGCGAAGGAATGGCCATGCAGATCCTCATGGAGCAGGAAGGACTCTGGCCCAGCCACGTGGTGTTGGGGGAACCCACCAATTTACAGGTGGCCCTGGGTCAACGAGGTCGCGTCGAACTGCGAGTTGAGACCCAGGGCCGCGCCTGCCATTCATCCTCCCCGCACCTGGGCGAAAACGCCCTGAATGCTGCCGCCAAGGTCATCTTCGGCATCGATCTTCTTGGCACTCGGCTCGCGGGCGATCCCGATCTGGGCCGGGGATCGATGGCAGTGACCGGTATCACCTGTTCCGCCAACAGCAGGAACGCGGTGCCTGATCATTGTGAACTGGTCATCGATCGCCGGCTTACCCTGGGTGAGACGCAGGAACGGGCAGTGGCCGAAGTACGACAGATCATGGAGCGCGAGGGGGTGAAAGGACAGGTCAGGGTTGCCGAGTACGAGACCCGAACCTACACCGGACACGTAAGCCGCGGCAGAGAGTACTATCCGCCCTGGTTGATGCCCCGGGATGCGCCGCTGGTTAAGCAGGTTATCAAAAGTGTGGCTCGGGTTACTGGCAAGAATCCGCACTCAATTATCTGGCCCTTCTCCTCCGACGGAACCTATACGCGAGGGGTTGCCGGCGTTCCGACGGTCGGCTTCGGTCCGGGAGACCCAACCCTGGCCCACACAGTTGACGAGCATGTGCGGCTTGAGGATGTACTGCTCGCGGCTCGAGGCTACGCTGCCATAGCCCAGGAAATCGTCGGGGAAAAACTGGCTGTGGGCCGGTTTTGA
- a CDS encoding glycosyltransferase family 1 protein, whose translation MTAQWTARVGINGQLLSDGGTYRSAGVSGYIRQLLTHLPSVAPDIQLTAFLPGNSQLSVNGMAVKNSGQWNTRRPLQRILWEQLALPALIDRHDLDLIHGTVNINPIIARCPSVISVHDLSFWHYPKAFPTFQRHYLRTMVPRSVQTATRVIAVSEATRQDVINAWQVSPERIDVVYNGVDEGFEPAPSARVAEFRRQKGLPERFILHLGTLEPRKNLVHLVAAFDRVKSVVPDASNLKLVLAGGKGWGYDSIFEEVAKRNLQQDVLFPGYVPDEELVWWYRAAAVFAYPSMLEGFGLPVLEAMASGTPTVTSMRSSLPEVAGDAAILVDPESQDSLSDALIAILEDQDLADRLVQLGLQQAARFSWQRTAIETAAVYRKALGITGGDS comes from the coding sequence GTGACAGCTCAATGGACTGCGCGAGTCGGTATCAACGGCCAACTGCTCTCGGACGGTGGCACGTATCGTAGCGCGGGTGTGAGTGGTTATATCCGGCAGTTGCTTACTCACCTTCCCTCAGTTGCTCCCGACATCCAATTGACAGCCTTTCTCCCCGGGAACTCGCAGCTATCGGTAAACGGCATGGCTGTAAAAAACAGCGGCCAGTGGAACACACGACGCCCGCTGCAGCGAATTCTGTGGGAACAGCTGGCACTGCCTGCATTGATCGATCGCCACGATCTTGACTTGATACATGGCACAGTCAACATCAATCCGATAATCGCTCGATGTCCCTCAGTGATCAGTGTCCACGACCTGAGCTTCTGGCATTACCCGAAGGCGTTTCCCACATTCCAGCGACACTATTTGCGGACCATGGTGCCCCGTTCGGTCCAAACGGCAACCAGGGTCATCGCCGTTTCTGAAGCGACCCGGCAGGATGTGATCAATGCCTGGCAGGTTTCCCCCGAACGGATTGACGTGGTCTACAACGGCGTCGACGAGGGTTTTGAACCGGCGCCATCCGCTCGAGTCGCGGAATTCCGCCGGCAGAAGGGGTTGCCCGAGCGCTTTATCTTGCACCTGGGAACCCTGGAACCGCGCAAGAACTTGGTGCACCTGGTGGCCGCCTTCGATCGGGTCAAGTCCGTTGTGCCTGATGCGAGCAACCTGAAATTGGTGCTGGCGGGCGGCAAGGGTTGGGGCTACGACTCGATCTTCGAGGAAGTCGCCAAACGAAATCTACAACAGGATGTGCTCTTCCCCGGCTATGTTCCCGATGAGGAACTCGTTTGGTGGTATCGTGCTGCAGCGGTATTTGCTTACCCGTCGATGTTAGAAGGTTTCGGCCTGCCGGTGTTGGAAGCCATGGCCTCGGGAACCCCAACAGTTACGTCGATGCGCTCATCACTGCCCGAAGTCGCGGGTGACGCGGCCATTCTGGTCGATCCGGAATCGCAGGATTCGTTGTCGGACGCCTTGATCGCCATCCTTGAGGATCAAGACCTGGCCGATAGACTTGTGCAACTGGGATTGCAGCAAGCGGCGCGTTTTTCATGGCAGCGCACTGCCATCGAGACCGCCGCTGTTTACCGCAAAGCCCTGGGAATAACCGGAGGCGACTCGTGA
- a CDS encoding sugar transferase: MSHRTMKTVNLITAIVDIILIFVAFGLAYEIRYRFQWFRDIDPAFYTTFQPYIPLAILLAGLILVAFLLEGVYRPSRSRTFGDEIYAVINGTTTGFVVMVFIVFFWRPLVYSRLIFVYATALIIVLLILARVIRRMLLGYLRSRGIGVDRVLIVGSGSVGLSVIRNLVARPELGYKVVGVLDDDPERGSKDIGRIPALGSIENFAEVLQQQQADEVIIAIPWRFRTKILDLVSQSTRAGVRPRVVPDLFQMSLSSVQLQDVAGIPMMSPSEAQLGSGARASKRLIDMIGSGIGLIILSPILLIIGTIIRLDSPGSPIFRQPRIGRNGKGFEVYKFRTMVQDADQKKDAIRHLNEADGPLFKIKDDPRVTRAGSFLRRSSLDELPQLWNVLRGDMSLVGPRPALPEEVEGYADWHRTRLATAPGITGLWQISGRSDIPFDEMVLLDIYYIENWSPLLDLSIMFRTIPKVLAGSGAY, translated from the coding sequence GTGAGTCATCGCACGATGAAGACGGTGAATCTCATAACCGCCATCGTCGACATCATCCTGATTTTCGTGGCCTTCGGACTCGCCTACGAGATCCGTTATCGGTTTCAATGGTTTCGCGACATCGATCCTGCCTTTTACACAACCTTCCAGCCATACATTCCTCTGGCGATTCTCCTTGCCGGGTTGATCCTCGTGGCCTTCTTGTTGGAAGGTGTCTACCGTCCGAGCCGATCCAGAACCTTTGGCGATGAAATCTATGCAGTTATCAACGGTACCACCACCGGGTTCGTGGTGATGGTATTTATCGTCTTTTTCTGGCGTCCGCTGGTTTACTCCCGCCTCATTTTTGTGTACGCCACGGCCTTGATCATTGTACTGCTGATCCTCGCCCGGGTGATACGAAGGATGCTTCTCGGATACCTGCGCAGCCGGGGAATCGGGGTAGATCGTGTGCTTATCGTTGGGTCCGGCAGCGTCGGTCTGAGCGTCATAAGAAATCTCGTCGCAAGACCGGAACTTGGCTACAAGGTCGTCGGCGTTCTGGACGATGACCCCGAACGCGGCAGCAAGGACATCGGCCGGATTCCTGCCCTGGGAAGTATTGAGAATTTTGCAGAGGTGCTCCAGCAACAACAAGCCGACGAAGTCATCATTGCGATACCCTGGCGTTTCCGAACCAAAATCCTGGATCTGGTCAGTCAGAGTACAAGAGCAGGAGTGCGCCCGCGCGTCGTGCCTGATCTGTTCCAGATGAGCTTGAGCTCGGTCCAGTTACAGGACGTGGCTGGCATCCCGATGATGAGTCCAAGCGAGGCACAACTCGGCAGTGGTGCAAGAGCATCCAAGCGACTTATCGACATGATTGGGTCGGGAATTGGCCTGATCATCTTGTCGCCCATACTGCTGATCATCGGCACGATCATCCGGCTTGATAGCCCCGGCTCGCCAATCTTTCGTCAGCCCCGAATCGGACGCAATGGAAAAGGCTTCGAGGTCTACAAATTTCGCACTATGGTCCAGGACGCCGACCAGAAAAAAGATGCGATCCGGCATCTAAACGAGGCCGACGGCCCCCTCTTTAAGATAAAAGATGATCCCCGGGTCACCCGAGCCGGCAGTTTTCTGCGCCGGAGCAGTCTGGACGAGCTTCCCCAGCTGTGGAACGTCCTGCGAGGGGATATGAGCCTGGTGGGACCGCGACCCGCCCTTCCTGAAGAGGTAGAAGGCTATGCCGATTGGCACCGGACGCGGTTGGCGACAGCTCCCGGGATCACTGGACTCTGGCAGATCAGCGGCCGAAGCGACATTCCATTTGACGAGATGGTATTGCTGGATATCTACTATATTGAGAATTGGTCGCCTTTGCTCGATCTGAGCATCATGTTCCGGACCATTCCAAAGGTGCTGGCCGGGAGCGGCGCTTATTGA